The Gaiellales bacterium DNA segment ACCGTCCCGTGCCGGAACGACCGCGGCCCACCCGCGTTCGTGGCGATGTTCCCGCCCAGCTGCGACTGCTCGGCCGCGCCGGGGTTCGGCGCAAACCACAGGCCCTCGCCGGCCGCGGCCTGGTGCAGCGCGCGGGTCGTCAGGCCCGCCTCGACCGTCATCCGCCATGCCAGCGGGGCCGCCTCGCGCACGCGCGTCATCCTGGCGAGGGCGATGACGAGCGACCCGGCGCCGGGCATCGCGCCGCCGGCGTACCCGGTCCCGCCACCACGGGGGACGAAGGGCACGCCCGCCTGCGCGCACCAGCGCACGACGGCCGCGACCTCCTCGGCCGACCCCGGGAACACCGCGCCGAGCGCGTCGCCGGCAAGCCCGCGCGTCTCGGTCATGTCGCGCAGGAGCGACCGGTCGGCGACCGGGACCTGGACGGCGTCGTCGCCCACGATTCGGGCGAGGTCGCGCCGCGCGGCGGCGGTCCGGCTCATGGGTCGGGGTTCTAGCATTGGGGCGTGGCCGCCGAGCCCGCCATCGCCGTCCGCGACCTGCGCGTGCGCCGGGGCGGCGCCGACGTGCTCCACCGGATCAGCCTCGAGGTGCCCGCGGGCACGGTGACCGGCCTGCTCGGGCCGAGCGGCTGCGGCAAGTCGACGCTCATGCGCGCGATCGTCGGTGTCCAGATCGTGGAGTCCGGAACGGTGACGGTGCTCGGCGAGCCGGCCGGGTCGCGGTCGCTGCGGGCGCGGGTCGGCTACGTGACGCAGGCCCCGTCCGTCTACGGCGACCTGTCGGTGCGCGAGAACCTGCGCTACTTCGCGGCCGTGCTCGGCACGCCGCCGGAGCGCGTCGACGCCGTCATCGCGACCGTCGGCATGGACGCGTTCGCCGGCCGCGTGGTGGGGTCGCTCTCCGGGGGCCAGCGGGCCCGGGTGTCGCTCGCGACCGCGCTCCTGAACGAGCCGCCGCTGCTGGTGCTCGACGAGCCCACCGTCGGCCTCGACCCGCTGCTCCGGCGCGACCTGTGGGAGACGTTCGCCGGGCTGGCCGAGGCGGGGACGACGCTGCTCGTGTCGAGCCACGTGATGGACGAGGCCGACCGCTGCGGCCACCTGCTGCTGATGCGCGACGGCCACATCCTGGCGGCGCAGACGCCGGACGAGCTGCGCGGGGAGACCGGCGAGGACGACCTCGGCGAGGCGTTCGTGCGCACCATCGAGCGCTGGGAGACGGAGGCGGCGCGATGAGCCCCCGGATCACGCTCGCGACGGCCGCGCGGGTGATGCTGCAGCTGCGCCGCGACCCGCGCACGATCGCGATGCTGCTCCTCGTCCCCTGCCTGCTCGAGGTGCTGCTGTACTACGTCCTCGACGGGCAGCCGCTCGTGTTCCAGCGCATCGGCGCGCCGCTGCTCGGGATCTTCCCGTTCATCAGCATGTTCCTGGTCACCGCGATCACCATGCTGCGCGAGCGCACGACGGGGACGCTCGAGCGGCTGATGTCGATGCCACTCGGCAAGCTCGACCTGCTGGGCGGGTACGGGATCGCTTTCGGCGTCGTCGCGGCCGTGCAGGCGGCGCTCACGGCCGGCGTCGCGTTCGGGCTGCTCGACCTGCAGGTGGCCGGGTCGGAGTGGGCCGTCGCCGGCCTCGCGATCGCGAACGCCATCCTGGGGATGGCGCTCGGCCTGTTCGTGAGCGCCTTCGCCCAGACCGAGTTCCAGGCGGTGCAGTTCATGCCGGCCATCGTCATCCCGCAGCTGCTCCTGTGCGGCCTGCTCGTCTCGCGCGACGACATGGCCGGGTTCCTGAAGGTCGTCGCCGCCGTGCTGCCGCTGACCTATGCCTACGACGGCCTCGAGCGGGTCACCACGACCGGATTCGATTCCACCGCGCTGCGCGACCTGATCGTCGTGATCGGGTCGACGCTGCTCGCCCTGGCGCTCGGCGCGACCACGCTGCGCCGGCGCACGCCGTAGATGGTCGATCGGTAAGTCCCGTGTCGTCCTGGGCGGCTGCGACGGTTCGCTGCCGCAGCCCCGCCACGGGTTGCACGACCGATCACCGA contains these protein-coding regions:
- a CDS encoding ABC transporter ATP-binding protein, which translates into the protein MAAEPAIAVRDLRVRRGGADVLHRISLEVPAGTVTGLLGPSGCGKSTLMRAIVGVQIVESGTVTVLGEPAGSRSLRARVGYVTQAPSVYGDLSVRENLRYFAAVLGTPPERVDAVIATVGMDAFAGRVVGSLSGGQRARVSLATALLNEPPLLVLDEPTVGLDPLLRRDLWETFAGLAEAGTTLLVSSHVMDEADRCGHLLLMRDGHILAAQTPDELRGETGEDDLGEAFVRTIERWETEAAR
- a CDS encoding ABC transporter permease → MSPRITLATAARVMLQLRRDPRTIAMLLLVPCLLEVLLYYVLDGQPLVFQRIGAPLLGIFPFISMFLVTAITMLRERTTGTLERLMSMPLGKLDLLGGYGIAFGVVAAVQAALTAGVAFGLLDLQVAGSEWAVAGLAIANAILGMALGLFVSAFAQTEFQAVQFMPAIVIPQLLLCGLLVSRDDMAGFLKVVAAVLPLTYAYDGLERVTTTGFDSTALRDLIVVIGSTLLALALGATTLRRRTP